One Tachypleus tridentatus isolate NWPU-2018 chromosome 3, ASM421037v1, whole genome shotgun sequence DNA window includes the following coding sequences:
- the LOC143246067 gene encoding uncharacterized protein LOC143246067: MDDNCLLWRLSYRGQRFKSLPPFVFRWYRGEKRAMEFAIPRIWCEPTDHSSKCYFCMVYPSKCWAGKKTSAFMYPDHPSLQFHTALSSLYPLHWRETSHPQKKAAEDPDYNFRGAAGQRNPYYPNERDINDLIRDLGLTKSNVELLTSRLKEWDLLDENVQLTSQRKSHRHFSNFFIHQDWICFCHNVSGLC, translated from the exons atggacgacaactgcttATTGTGGAGACTCAGTTatagaggacaacgtttcaaaagtcttccgcctttcgtcttcag atggtacagaggggaaaagagagctatggagtttgctattccaagaatttggtgtgaacctactgaccactcaagcaagtgctacttctgcatggtgtaCCCTTCCAAATGTTGGGCTGGCAAGAAGACATCTGCTTTCATGTATCCAGATCATCCATCCCTCCAGttccacactgccctgagctccctgtacccactccactggagagaaaccagccatcctcagaagaaagcagctgaagatccagattacaatttcagaggagCAGCTGGtcagagaaacccatactaccccaacgaAAGAGAcatcaatgacttgatcagagatctggGTCTAACAAAATCGAATgtcgagcttttgacatctaggctcaaggagtgggatttgttagacgAAAATGTGCAACTCACAAGTCAGAGGAAgagtcaccgacatttttcaaacTTCTTCATTCATCAAGACTGGATCTGCTTCTGTcacaatgtatctggtctgtgcTAG